A single genomic interval of Helicoverpa zea isolate HzStark_Cry1AcR chromosome 19, ilHelZeax1.1, whole genome shotgun sequence harbors:
- the LOC124639283 gene encoding ribonuclease P protein subunit p29, with amino-acid sequence MSSEESFNKGAAEAIVGFLKSNVSKSGQQNLDAELKKVFVLAKKRGKSQKRKPNKKKVRCLTRVEKRSLGFYNIPRNEVKYNDVVPLNEIWQNYMKDLLELDKPVPDYTSKAWETFTQTLFKADFHGSILNVVRSKCPSYVGKCGICIMDTRNTFKIVSKDNITTTIPKRECVFEMHLGTQKVTLFGKHLCVRPAERSTKKIKGHIHPDL; translated from the coding sequence ATGTCTTCAGAAGAGTCTTTTAATAAAGGTGCCGCTGAAGCAATAGTAGGATTTCTTAAATCCAATGTGTCGAAATCAGGGCAACAGAATTTAGACGCGGAATTAAAGAAAGTTTTTGTTCTTGCGAAGAAGCGAGGAAAATCTCAAAAAAGAAAACCTAACAAGAAGAAAGTCCGTTGCCTTACAAGAGTTGAGAAGAGATCATTAGGTTTTTACAATATACCACGGAATGAAGTGAAATACAACGATGTTGTACCTCTGAATGAAATCTGGCAAAACTATATGAAAGATTTGCTAGAGTTAGACAAACCAGTTCCAGATTATACGAGCAAAGCGTGGGAGACCTTCACTCAAACTCTATTCAAAGCAGATTTTCATGGAAGCATTTTAAATGTAGTCAGATCAAAATGTCCAAGTTATGTTGGTAAATGTGGTATTTGTATTATGGATACAAGAAACACTTTCAAAATTGTTTCTAAAGATAACATAACAACTACTATTCCTAAGAGAGAGTGTGTTTTTGAAATGCATCTGGGTACACAGAAAGTTACACTGTTTGGTAAACACTTGTGTGTGCGCCCTGCAGAAAGATCTACTAAGAAAATAAAGGGTCATATTCATCCAGACTtataa
- the LOC124639758 gene encoding CCR4-NOT transcription complex subunit 10 → MDKTKDEPVILAHECYVKKDYTGALQHLNELENLVGTSNKRVQHNKAVVEFMISDMKNVDKLKKAIAQLTGLTFPDIETKDLSSPFLLYNYAVLLYHSRYYYQCTVLLERLLACKNVKDNKLFQQIVLLLLESTLCRRTYEKTLEIAKTHGDPLKSNNEVSDLFERLVSRAQLLLGQKIKLNLKPDSIENVFIIAQQQYLNGDVKEAATTLGQYKTLKYNYDLKTQGEDIWAAINNNLGVIYLSIKKPFLASKYFQHAVKEHFKAMECEDSEKLIACRDRPLYVFNLGLALLAANNSEGAFECLVEAARHYPNNPRIWLHLAECCVKKCCSDEAQQYTVKKLGSGPHTRILLSKEGKDKYSTSGESFAIPSLSLEFAALCLRNAITLLPNQEAPPDATTPIIQAPPGPPINWKQRCELKNSTFVLQSYVLLHLQDPLSALMSANELLSQPEASSSHKAWAHIYAAEALINLDRIADAVEHLHPPMIHDLVSVLPYQMRDMIAVSVWAKAAVCHILRGDLVTARKILLQINSPRVLPLQMYLEICTGNIENCHTLLRKLRFTNLSQ, encoded by the coding sequence ATGGATAAAACAAAGGACGAGCCAGTCATTCTCGCCCACGAGTGTTATGTAAAAAAGGATTACACGGGAGCATTACAACACCTCAATGAATTGGAAAATCTGGTTGGAACCAGCAATAAACGAGTGCAGCATAACAAAGCCGTGGTGGAGTTCATGATCAGTGATATGAAAAACGTGGATAAGTTAAAGAAAGCCATCGCACAGTTAACTGGACTCACGTTTCCGGACATCGAAACAAAAGACCTAAGCTCACCGTTCTTGCTATACAATTATGCTGTTTTATTATACCACTCGAGGTACTACTATCAATGTACTGTCTTATTGGAGAGATTACTCGCTTGTAAGAATGTGAAAGACAACAAATTATTTCAGCAAATTGTCTTATTATTGCTTGAATCTACTCTCTGCAGAAGAACTTACGAAAAAACATTGGAAATAGCAAAGACTCACGGTGACCCTCTGAAATCAAATAACGAAGTCAGTGACCTGTTTGAAAGACTTGTTAGTAGAGCTCAGTTACTATTAGGACAGAAAATTAAGTTAAATCTAAAGCCAGACTCcatagaaaatgtatttattatagcTCAACAGCAATATCTGAATGGTGATGTGAAAGAAGCAGCTACTACACTAGGCCAATACAAAACACTTAAGTATAATTATGATCTGAAAACTCAGGGCGAAGACATCTGGGCAGCCATCAATAATAACCTTGGTGTTATATATTTATCAATTAAGAAACCATTTCTAGCATCAAAATACTTCCAGCATGCAGTCAAAGAGCACTTCAAggcaatggaatgtgaggacaGTGAAAAGTTAATAGCATGTAGAGACAGACCTCTGTATGTGTTCAACCTGGGCCTGGCGTTACTGGCTGCCAACAACTCAGAAGGTGCATTTGAGTGTCTGGTAGAAGCAGCTCGCCACTATCCAAACAACCCTCGTATCTGGCTTCACTTGGCAGAATGTTGTGTAAAGAAATGTTGCAGTGATGAAGCTCAACAGTATACAGTAAAGAAACTTGGCAGTGGTCCACACACACGCATCTTATTGTCAAAGGAAGGAAAAGACAAATATTCAACCTCTGGAGAATCATTTGCTATCCCATCTTTATCTTTAGAATTTGCCGCATTATGTTTAAGGAATGCAATAACTTTACTGCCAAATCAGGAAGCCCCCCCTGATGCCACCACACCTATCATTCAGGCACCTCCCGGGCCACCAATCAACTGGAAACAGAGGTGTGAACTCAAGAACTCCACATTTGTGCTCCAGAGTTATGTGCTACTACATCTACAGGACCCACTGTCTGCCTTGATGAGTGCTAATGAGTTATTGAGTCAGCCAGAGGCCTCAAGCAGCCACAAGGCTTGGGCACACATATATGCAGCAGAAGCTCTCATAAACTTGGACCGAATAGCAGATGCAGTGGAACACTTACACCCACCTATGATCCACGACTTAGTGTCAGTGTTGCCATATCAGATGAGAGACATGATTGCAGTCAGTGTTTGGGCGAAGGCTGCAGTCTGTCATATTTTAAGAGGCGATTTAGTCACAGCCAGAAAAATACTTTTGCAAATAAATTCGCCACGAGTATTGCCATTGCAGATGTATTTAGAGATATGTACAGGGAACATAGAGAATTGTCATACATTACTAAGGAAACTTAGATTTACTAACTTATCACaatga
- the LOC124639731 gene encoding WSCD family member AAEL009094 isoform X1, producing MFILNKIEITLAVMSRRSIFLLAAAVVMLYFSIILFMLNPLHGSRGGYYGGGGYMSNFAYRHEPPVNWCSELRWRSPPSPDVVALVSYPGSGNTWLRYLLQQATGILTGSIYMDYGLRVHGFPAENVTDGSVLVVKTHAVPTESDKFKSAILLIRNPRDAILADFHRLHRGHIGTAPKSAFKKKSHENKKSGTDWATYVSTQLTAWETLHEMWLTRFPGPLHIVFYEVLVRDTRNSLQGILDFLNFNVTEADMNCAMANKEGIYRRKKKHQDFEPFTADMYKALDQVRNKVLSMVMDYKKKHHEPMTVG from the exons atgtttattctaaacaaaattgaaataacACTAGCAGTAATGTCGCGAAGATCAATATTTTTGCTGGCGGCCGCGGTGGTGATGTTGTATTTCTCgataatattgtttatgttgAATCCGCTGCACGGGTCGAGAGGTGGTTACTATGGAGGCGGAGGGTATATGAGTAACTTCGCGTATCGCCATGAGCCGCCTGTGAACTGGTGCAGCGAGCTGCGCTGGCGGTCTCCGCCCTCGCCTGACGTGGTCGCGTTGGTGTCGTACCCTGGCAGTGGTAACACATGGCTCAGATATCTATTACAACAAGCTACAg GTATACTTACTGGCTCAATATACATGGACTATGGGTTAAGAGTGCACGGCTTTCCCGCTGAGAATGTAACTGACGGATCAGTACTAGTTGTGAAGACACATGCAGTGCCAACGGAATCAGATAAATTCAAATCTGCTATACTTCTGATAAGGAACCCAAGGGATGCCATATTG GCTGACTTTCATAGACTCCACAGAGGGCACATAGGAACAGCACCAAAATCTGCATTCAAAAAGAAATCACACGAAAATAAGAAATCAGGTACTG ATTGGGCCACATACGTATCAACGCAGCTGACGGCATGGGAGACACTACACGAGATGTGGCTGACGAGGTTCCCGGGGCCGCTGCACATTGTGTTCTATGAAGTCCTGGTGCGAGACACCCGGAACTCGCTGCAAGGGATACTGGATTTCTTGAATTTTAATGtcactgag GCGGACATGAATTGCGCGATGGCCAACAAGGAAGGCATATACAGACGCAAGAAGAAGCACCAGGACTTCGAGCCTTTCACAGCAGATATGTACAAAGCATTAGACCAGGTGAGGAACAAAGTGCTCAGTATGGTCATGGACTATAAGAAGAAACATCATGAACCTATGACCGTAGGATAA
- the LOC124639731 gene encoding WSCD family member AAEL009094 isoform X2, which translates to MFILNKIEITLAVMSRRSIFLLAAAVVMLYFSIILFMLNPLHGSRGGYYGGGGYMSNFAYRHEPPVNWCSELRWRSPPSPDVVALVSYPGSGNTWLRYLLQQATGILTGSIYMDYGLRVHGFPAENVTDGSVLVVKTHAVPTESDKFKSAILLIRNPRDAILADFHRLHRGHIGTAPKSAFKKKSHENKKSDWATYVSTQLTAWETLHEMWLTRFPGPLHIVFYEVLVRDTRNSLQGILDFLNFNVTEADMNCAMANKEGIYRRKKKHQDFEPFTADMYKALDQVRNKVLSMVMDYKKKHHEPMTVG; encoded by the exons atgtttattctaaacaaaattgaaataacACTAGCAGTAATGTCGCGAAGATCAATATTTTTGCTGGCGGCCGCGGTGGTGATGTTGTATTTCTCgataatattgtttatgttgAATCCGCTGCACGGGTCGAGAGGTGGTTACTATGGAGGCGGAGGGTATATGAGTAACTTCGCGTATCGCCATGAGCCGCCTGTGAACTGGTGCAGCGAGCTGCGCTGGCGGTCTCCGCCCTCGCCTGACGTGGTCGCGTTGGTGTCGTACCCTGGCAGTGGTAACACATGGCTCAGATATCTATTACAACAAGCTACAg GTATACTTACTGGCTCAATATACATGGACTATGGGTTAAGAGTGCACGGCTTTCCCGCTGAGAATGTAACTGACGGATCAGTACTAGTTGTGAAGACACATGCAGTGCCAACGGAATCAGATAAATTCAAATCTGCTATACTTCTGATAAGGAACCCAAGGGATGCCATATTG GCTGACTTTCATAGACTCCACAGAGGGCACATAGGAACAGCACCAAAATCTGCATTCAAAAAGAAATCACACGAAAATAAGAAATCAG ATTGGGCCACATACGTATCAACGCAGCTGACGGCATGGGAGACACTACACGAGATGTGGCTGACGAGGTTCCCGGGGCCGCTGCACATTGTGTTCTATGAAGTCCTGGTGCGAGACACCCGGAACTCGCTGCAAGGGATACTGGATTTCTTGAATTTTAATGtcactgag GCGGACATGAATTGCGCGATGGCCAACAAGGAAGGCATATACAGACGCAAGAAGAAGCACCAGGACTTCGAGCCTTTCACAGCAGATATGTACAAAGCATTAGACCAGGTGAGGAACAAAGTGCTCAGTATGGTCATGGACTATAAGAAGAAACATCATGAACCTATGACCGTAGGATAA